A single region of the Phycisphaerae bacterium RAS1 genome encodes:
- the groL_1 gene encoding 60 kDa chaperonin: protein MAAKQIAYDMEAREAIRRGVRQLAKAVKVTLGPRGRNVVIEKSFGSPTVTKDGVTVAKEIELEDSYENMGAQMVKEVAQKTSKDAGDGTTTATIYAEAIFDEGLKNLAAGASAMDLKRGIDLAVEAVVEQLKKLAVPTKGKEHIAQVGMCAANQDREIGDKIADAMDKVGKDGVITVEEGKSIETTVDLVEGMQFDKGYISPHFVTKPESMECVLDNPFILVHEKKIGGVKDFLPLLEKIAKAGRPLLVICEDVEGEALATLVLNKLRGILQCCAVKAPGFGDRRKAMLEDIAITTGAQPVFEDLGITLEKLDLSQLGRAKRVIVDKDNCTLIEGSGDMKAVKGRIEAIKNEIDRTTSDYDREKLEERLAKLSGGVAQINVGAATEVEMKEKKARVEDALHACRAAVEEGILPGGGASVLRCDEALDAIAKKAKGDQKTGVDIIRRTLRAPIKMIAENAGLDGSIVCQKVLEGKGTFGYNALTDEYGDLMKMGVIVPLKVERVALQNAASVAGLLLTTDAVVSEIKEKKDDNAGGHAGHMH, encoded by the coding sequence ATGGCTGCAAAGCAAATCGCCTATGACATGGAAGCCCGCGAGGCCATCCGCCGCGGCGTTCGTCAGCTCGCCAAGGCCGTCAAGGTCACGCTCGGCCCCCGCGGCAGAAACGTCGTCATCGAGAAGTCCTTCGGCTCGCCCACGGTCACCAAGGACGGCGTCACCGTCGCCAAGGAGATCGAGCTCGAGGATTCGTATGAGAACATGGGCGCCCAGATGGTGAAGGAAGTCGCCCAGAAGACCTCCAAGGACGCCGGCGACGGCACCACCACCGCGACCATTTACGCCGAAGCCATCTTTGACGAAGGTCTCAAGAACCTCGCCGCCGGCGCCAGCGCGATGGATCTGAAGCGCGGCATCGACCTGGCGGTTGAGGCGGTCGTCGAGCAGCTCAAGAAGCTGGCCGTCCCCACCAAGGGCAAGGAGCACATCGCCCAGGTCGGCATGTGCGCCGCCAACCAGGATCGCGAGATCGGCGATAAGATCGCCGACGCGATGGACAAGGTCGGTAAGGACGGCGTCATCACCGTCGAGGAAGGCAAGAGCATCGAGACGACGGTCGATCTCGTCGAAGGCATGCAGTTCGACAAGGGCTACATCTCTCCCCACTTCGTCACCAAGCCCGAATCAATGGAGTGCGTGCTCGACAATCCGTTCATCCTCGTCCACGAGAAGAAAATCGGCGGCGTGAAGGACTTCCTGCCGCTGCTGGAAAAGATCGCCAAGGCCGGCCGACCGCTGCTGGTCATTTGCGAAGACGTCGAAGGCGAAGCCCTCGCCACGCTCGTGCTCAACAAACTCCGCGGCATTCTCCAGTGCTGCGCGGTGAAGGCCCCCGGCTTTGGCGACCGCCGCAAGGCCATGCTCGAAGACATTGCGATCACCACCGGCGCTCAGCCCGTCTTTGAAGACCTGGGCATCACGCTTGAAAAGCTAGACCTGTCGCAGCTCGGCCGCGCCAAGCGCGTCATTGTCGACAAGGACAACTGCACGCTGATCGAAGGCTCCGGCGACATGAAGGCCGTCAAGGGCCGCATCGAGGCCATCAAGAACGAAATCGACCGCACCACCAGCGACTACGACCGCGAGAAGCTCGAAGAGCGCCTCGCCAAGCTCTCCGGCGGCGTGGCGCAGATCAACGTCGGCGCGGCCACCGAAGTCGAAATGAAGGAAAAGAAGGCCCGCGTCGAAGACGCCCTGCACGCCTGCCGGGCGGCGGTCGAAGAAGGCATTCTCCCCGGCGGCGGCGCGTCGGTGCTGCGCTGCGACGAAGCGCTCGACGCCATCGCCAAGAAAGCCAAAGGCGACCAGAAGACCGGCGTGGACATCATCCGCCGCACGCTGCGCGCCCCGATCAAGATGATCGCCGAAAACGCCGGCCTGGACGGCTCGATCGTCTGTCAGAAGGTGCTCGAAGGCAAAGGCACGTTTGGCTACAACGCGCTGACGGATGAGTATGGCGACCTGATGAAGATGGGCGTCATTGTTCCGCTGAAGGTTGAGCGGGTCGCATTGCAGAACGCGGCCAGCGTCGCCGGGCTGCTGCTGACGACCGACGCGGTCGTGAGCGAGATCAAGGAAAAGAAGGACGACAACGCCGGCGGCCACGCCGGCCACATGCATTGA
- the eis gene encoding Enhanced intracellular survival protein yields MALNSGPLRDTNELSEATRIVADVFNFSAERCRAYFDSARHENIRVVRDGQRVVGSMASLPVGQYFGGRSVPMAGIAAVAIAPPDRSSGAASTMLRTELARLNAVSWPLSCLYPATIPIYRKAGYELAGAQFETRLAGKQIDGQDRALTVRDYQPGDQPALEALYRDMARRTNGNIDRDAFFWSRVRSWRGDPTQGFVICSGGAIEGYIFYLKRPGAGLFTGYVLQVVDLAFSTPAAARRILSFLADHRSMVETVFWFGSPNEALLLHTREQPAKPALRDHWMLRITHVAAALEQRGYAPGLSGELHLDVADDVLPDNGGRFTLVVEDGRAAVSRGGRGSMRIDVRGLASMYSGYYTPHELKLRGYVDADDSSMSVAAAMFGGSTPWMRDGF; encoded by the coding sequence ATGGCACTCAACAGCGGGCCGCTGCGCGATACAAACGAGCTGAGCGAGGCGACGCGAATCGTCGCCGACGTCTTCAACTTCAGCGCGGAGCGCTGCCGGGCGTATTTCGACTCCGCGAGGCACGAGAACATCCGCGTCGTCCGCGATGGTCAGCGCGTCGTCGGCAGCATGGCCAGCCTGCCGGTCGGGCAGTACTTCGGCGGGCGCTCGGTGCCGATGGCCGGCATCGCCGCGGTGGCCATCGCGCCGCCGGACCGCTCGAGCGGCGCGGCGAGCACGATGCTGCGGACGGAACTCGCGCGGCTGAACGCCGTCTCCTGGCCGCTTTCATGCCTCTATCCGGCCACAATCCCGATCTACCGAAAAGCGGGCTACGAGCTGGCGGGAGCGCAGTTCGAGACGCGGCTGGCGGGCAAACAGATCGACGGGCAGGACCGCGCGCTCACCGTGCGCGACTATCAGCCGGGCGACCAGCCGGCGCTCGAGGCGCTCTATCGCGACATGGCGCGGCGAACAAATGGCAACATCGATCGCGACGCGTTCTTCTGGAGCCGCGTCCGATCCTGGCGCGGCGACCCGACGCAGGGATTCGTGATCTGCAGCGGCGGCGCGATCGAGGGATACATCTTCTATCTGAAGCGGCCTGGGGCCGGGCTGTTCACCGGCTACGTGCTGCAGGTCGTCGACCTGGCCTTCTCCACACCGGCGGCGGCTCGTCGCATCCTGTCCTTCCTCGCCGATCATCGCTCGATGGTCGAGACGGTTTTCTGGTTCGGCTCGCCGAATGAAGCGCTGCTGCTGCACACGCGCGAGCAGCCGGCCAAGCCGGCGCTGCGCGATCACTGGATGCTCCGCATCACGCACGTCGCCGCGGCGCTGGAGCAGCGCGGCTACGCGCCCGGTCTCAGCGGCGAGCTGCATCTGGATGTGGCTGACGACGTACTGCCGGACAACGGTGGGCGATTCACGCTGGTCGTGGAAGACGGGCGGGCGGCCGTATCCCGAGGCGGGCGCGGGAGCATGCGCATCGACGTGCGCGGGCTGGCCTCGATGTACTCGGGCTACTACACGCCGCACGAGCTGAAGCTGCGCGGCTACGTCGATGCTGACGACTCATCGATGAGTGTGGCGGCGGCGATGTTCGGCGGCTCGACGCCCTGGATGCGCGATGGCTTCTGA
- the nagK gene encoding N-acetyl-D-glucosamine kinase — protein MASDAAIGIDIGGTSIRAGLVDREGRILATAKSPTPAGGEPRALAEALRKLAAEVTPLRGEHAIGVALPGLRDESDTLVRAVNLPKLEGTALPAFFKSCLGRDVRIETDVIAAGLAQWRCAAEKDGARAARLLYLSLGTGVGGCVLIDGRPLRHTHGGAGSLGHVVVDTADDAPRCRCGGQGCLEALAGGWALEEHATPEARRLIALRTAITNFAALFAPTLILLGGGVIERRRTWIDAVRALFTAPSQVLGDPIPMIEPAPLPADDAGVIGAAWEGRSQK, from the coding sequence ATGGCTTCTGACGCGGCGATCGGGATCGACATCGGCGGAACGTCCATCCGCGCCGGGCTGGTGGATCGCGAGGGGCGGATTCTGGCGACTGCTAAATCCCCAACGCCAGCGGGCGGAGAGCCGCGGGCGCTAGCCGAGGCGTTGCGGAAGCTGGCGGCGGAGGTCACGCCGCTGCGCGGCGAGCATGCGATCGGCGTGGCGCTGCCGGGGCTGCGCGACGAATCGGACACGCTGGTTCGGGCCGTCAACCTGCCGAAGCTGGAGGGGACGGCGCTGCCGGCGTTCTTCAAATCCTGCCTGGGTCGCGACGTGCGGATCGAGACGGATGTGATTGCGGCGGGCCTGGCGCAGTGGCGCTGCGCGGCCGAAAAGGACGGAGCGCGCGCCGCGCGGCTCCTGTACCTGTCGCTCGGCACCGGCGTCGGCGGCTGCGTGCTGATCGACGGCCGGCCGCTGCGGCACACGCACGGCGGCGCCGGCAGCCTGGGCCACGTCGTCGTCGATACGGCCGATGACGCGCCGCGTTGCCGCTGCGGCGGCCAGGGGTGCCTCGAGGCGCTGGCCGGCGGCTGGGCGCTTGAAGAGCACGCCACGCCTGAGGCACGGCGGCTGATCGCGCTGCGCACCGCGATCACGAACTTCGCGGCCCTCTTCGCGCCGACGCTTATCCTCCTCGGCGGCGGCGTCATCGAGCGCCGTCGCACCTGGATCGACGCCGTGCGCGCGTTGTTCACTGCGCCGTCGCAAGTGTTGGGTGATCCGATCCCTATGATCGAACCCGCCCCGCTTCCGGCGGATGACGCCGGCGTCATCGGGGCGGCGTGGGAGGGCAGAAGTCAGAAGTAA